The Mucilaginibacter rubeus genomic interval TCGCCTGAAGTATCGGTATGCTTGTACTGGTAATAGCCTATAGCTTTTTGAACAGCCGCGCCAAAACGCATGTTGTTGATTGGCTTCAGCAGGTAATCAACCGCTTCCAGTTCGTAACCTTCGTACGCATAGTTTTTATAAGCCGTAGTGAAAATGATCATAGGCTTATCTTCCAGTGATTTTACCAGGTCGATACCGGTAATATCGGGCATGTTGATGTCTATGAACAGCACATCTACTTTGTTGCGTTTCAGGTATTCGCCGCCCGATATGGCATCTTCAAAAGTATTAACCAGTGTTAACGCCGGGTATTCGGCTACATATTTTTCAATGATCTGAAGGGCCAATGGCTCATCATCAATAGCTACACATTTCAGTTGCATAATAAATAGTTTTAAGCGTTAATCTCCAGTTCGACAATGAAATTGCCATCTACCGAGTTAATGTCGAGCCGGTGTTTGTTAGGATAAATATGCTGCAGGCGCTGGCGGTTATTGGCAATGCCTATGCCCTTGCGCTCAGTGTCGGGACGTTTTTCAAAAATGGTGTTCTTGCAGATAAACAGCATTTGATTGCCGCTCACCCTCAGGCAAATATTGATAACTGATGGCTGATGCTTGCTTACCCCGTACTTGAACACATTTTCAATAAAGGTCATCAAAACAAGAGGCGGGATTTTTTGATACGTGATCTCGCCTGATACCTCAAAATTTAAAGTTGTTTTTTTGCCGAGACGCAGGCGTTGCAGATCG includes:
- a CDS encoding LytR/AlgR family response regulator transcription factor, producing MQLKCVAIDDEPLALQIIEKYVAEYPALTLVNTFEDAISGGEYLKRNKVDVLFIDINMPDITGIDLVKSLEDKPMIIFTTAYKNYAYEGYELEAVDYLLKPINNMRFGAAVQKAIGYYQYKHTDTSGEDDFLYVHSEYRLIKINIKDIEYIESMQDYIKIHTLGASKPILTLMPLKNAIEKLPSAKFIRIHRSFVVARDQIRSIHNRKVKLTEVELPVGTNYTDFIKDWHK